In Centropristis striata isolate RG_2023a ecotype Rhode Island chromosome 8, C.striata_1.0, whole genome shotgun sequence, the genomic window tttctttcctccatcctccttcctttctctctcctttccattctttctccttttcctcctctcttctttccttcctccatccttctttctttccttccttctttcctccatccttttttacttccctttgcgtccttccctcttcttccttccttgacccgaggacaacaggagggttaagtacagtacttgagtaaatgcacttagttactttccaccactggtcttaGCAGCCTAACTATCACTCAACTGTGTCCTAAAAGGTAACTTGAGGGTAAATAGAACTGAATGTGTGTGGCAGTGAGTGATCAACCATGCAGGCGGTCACTAGAGGAGGTGTAGAGTGAAGAGGAGAACACCGGGGTCAGACTGCACTACGTTCAGTGGTAGAGAGGGGGCGCTCTCCCAATGTGAGCAGTGACAACCACAACAATGACCATGACATGTGGAACAAACCTCTCACACCGTCCATCGCTCACACCAGAGCTGGTGAGGCAGCGATACGTTAGATCATGAGGAGCAGAGAAAGACAACATGAAAGGATGAAAACGTGCGTGAAAGGATAAAAGTGATAAAAGATAAGAGGGCAtatttctttcagtttttaacattaataactGTTGACTCCAGCTGATGTCAGTACTGTCaagttctgtcttctttttgacCACAACTTTGCCCAAACTTGAAAAACTGCCTGATCAGTATGCGAAGGATGCAAAGGAACAActcattttccacttttttttgtttttttattttcttgaagatGGTTGGTGATTTGCTTTCAAGACTAatgcctgtttttctgtttcttaaaGGTTATCAACAGTGTGCAGTTTAAACTTGCCTGACATGGACATTTTTAAGCTAAGATTGCATTTACTGCTGCAGTGTGATCCAGTTACATGTAGGgctgcaccgattgcaattttctggccgatcagcgatttttttaaaaagcctgacctgccgattctgaTTTTgaccgataccgattttttataactcacagctgaaccttcaatgtttgaatcttattttattggaaaacaataacacagcagtattttcctttaacaaataaaggaaatcacaatgtctgaggtagttaataaaatattgaacttaaaataaatttacaggacaaactaacaaaagaactgcaaccataaataaagtgtcctgagtttttggtttcgttatagtacaacatacatacaactagggagggcatcgattttcgaatattcgaacagtcattaaatcattaaaaaagctagagtcggctcttcttaacaagccggcctcgtTATCGGCTCGTTAAGAatagtaagaaggagtcgctggatttgtctccagtcgctttcttgaaaaatagttgctaagggggtctgaaaagttgctgaatttagcaacattgggagcactgctttgccggtggggggttattatctaggtagataagatcggtttgacatAAAGGAATtggccgatcaccgatcccgcaaaattaaggaaatcggcgccCCTAGTTACATCCAGGAACTGTTCTCAGAGCTCTTCTGGTTCATGTCCTCAAGTACTTATTGAGCACTGGGACATTTGAGACTTCAGAGTGCTGACAGACTTTTAAATACCAGATTTATATAATGCTTTCAAGACACTATGAATATctccttgttgttttttctgtttttttcccatggCACAACATATAAAAGCGATACTTTCTGGCATCTGTCAATTCCTCATATATCAGCATCAAGCTGAACTGTTTCCAAGCGAGTACCTGCTCTCAACTGCAATACCAAGCAACAGCAACTGCACAACTAATTATAATGACGTTTACAATACTGGATTACTTATATCAAGTATGTTTAAAGGtaattttatcaatttacaatTAGATACATGTAGAAAACTACACACTTGGCACCAGTgacataaaatgcaacatattgtcccttccttttttatttgctataaaacataacataagaacagctgaccaatcagagcagactggcgGTTTttgaaagagacacaatagaGCGTCTCAGGAAGAGGTTAAATAGAGCTGCAGCAGACATGGgcagtataaaaaaaataaggtggttaatattaaagttttatgatgtttattcatgttttatgaatctgaaaatgagcatagCATGTCCCCTTCTGACTTCACATCACGAGCACCGGTCAAAATGGATCAGTCATTGATCCACTGGTTCCAGTGAAACATCATTTACAGTGCAGACACACTGCCAATATATCACTCTGCaaacaagaaaagagaaaagctcACCTTTGAGAATATAGTCTGTTAAGAGACTGGGCACCTTGTCACTGTCGTCTCTCATAGCTTGTAGGACTGAAAGCACAAACAGAGGAGTGAATGGATCAATCACAGCCACtaaagttaaccctttatcaggcaaagaactatatttggtagtaagagtcaggtaatattttgagaaaaaagttgcaaatttactagattaaagtggcaaatctacaagaaaaaaagtcgcagatttaagagatttaaagtggcaaatctgcgcgaaaaaagttgcagatttacaagaaaaaagtgggaaaaaagcaacttttttcacccagattcaccactttaacccttaatagggtactcattgaaatacttgcaaatttcatccctagagaatattggatattacatacagccagaatgtgtaaaaaaaacatacggaaataatattttgagaaaaaagtttacgagattaaagtggcaaatctacgagaaaaaaatgtgcagatttatgagatttaaagtggtgaatctgggagaaaaaagttgctttttctcgtagatttggcactttaatctcgtcaacttttttctcaaaatattattttcgtatgtttttttttacacattctggctgtatgtaatatcctccaatattctcttgggttgaaatttggaatttgcaagtatttcaatgagtgccctattaaagtggataaagtggtgaatctgggagaaaaaagttgcttttttccgacttttttctcgtaaatctgcaacttttttcgcgcagatttgccgctttaaatctcttaaatttgctactttttttctcgtagatttgccactttaatctagtaaatttgcaacttttttctcgaaatattacctgaagttaccaaatatagttctttgcctgataaagggttaacactgCTGGTACAGAGGAAGAAACTCACTCTTAGTCAGGATCTGGAGGTCCTCAAGTGATGGAGGGTGTCCCTTCTTCTCATATGGGATGACTGTTGTCAAATACTGTATTCCATcataaaacagagacagagagagagagacagctgagaTGAGAGCAGAGAAGTTTGTAGATTGGATGTTACTGTGGACTGTGAATTTCCTATGGAAGGGGTTTTTTTAGTGCAGAAAACAGGAAGATAAAGTTCAGAAGCTGAGAGAGAAATACAAAGTAACCTGTCTTTCACTGCACCCGCTGCCAAAAGTTTGCCGGAAGCTGTTCTGAATGACGGAGGAGAGTCCCTCCACGCTGAAGCGCTGAGGAGGAAGGAAGTAAAGCGGAGAAACATAAGAAATAAGAGAGGGCTGATGAAGATGGGAAAAGATTTTGGGAAAATACAGTAGGAAAACAGCAAGAAATGCAAGCAAtcagtggaaaataaatatcttGAGATACTATAAGATCATCAGAGATCCGGCTTGTGATGTTTACTAAAACagagtttaacccattgaagcctggaaagcggatacattgttttgtagtatttgtataagctctcaaatactttttgaatttaatttctatctgttacagaggctgaaaaatctattatttagtagaagcgttgacacttctgttgaatttccagaattTCCATTCCATATTATTGTCAGACACTTATAACaacaatctgagcctgtcagtgACGAAAACAAGCAACTTTTAGTGAACCTAACCTTAGATTGACACAACATAATTGCCCTTGAACCCTGTTTTAGTTGGTGCAAGGACACTGGGAAACCATGTTTAAAAATACTGAAGTTCCCCTTAGATAAAATGATATGGTGTTTAAATACTCCTACCCAATGTAAAATGATCCCAATATCAGGCCTGAGCAGAGAGACATATTAAAAAATCAGCTCTattactatctatctatctatctatctatctatctatctatctatctgtctatatactatctgctacagaggctgaaaaatcaattatttagtagaagcgttgacacttctgttgaatttccagaaaaacttcaggttttaggggctgattttaaaatcgcccagaggttttacaggcgttttaggcctcaatgggttaaagaataaaGCACTCACTGATCCAACCGTTTTCTCCGCGTGGCCCTGCGACGTCCCGGCTCCACCTttaagcttcttcttcttcttcagcagcTCCCGGTGCTCCTTCTGCCGGTTCTGTACGTCGATGAGCGCTGAGATGAAGCTGTTCTTCACCTCTTTTTCAAAGTCCAGCTCGTCCCTGAGCGCCAGCTGTGTCACCAGCTCCTCTGAGAACCTCCTGATGTTcgcctccatctcctccagacGCTCATTCAGCTCTGCAACGCTCAGGGTCCTCACCTCTGggtcacagacacacataccaaccaaggttattatagttaacgaaaactaacgaaaactagaattgaaaaaacattttcgttaactgaaataaaaataaaaactagagtttttaaaaaaaacaataactaactgaaactgtattgtgtggttacaaaactaactaaaactaactaaaattatagtgaaaatgtccttagtttttgtcaacttttttcattcataattcagtgtttctattggaacatgcaacacatggtgaatatgtttactgagactgggatgtttacactagaaccaaaattcaaaacacccagaactgcaagagttaataaccttattggggctgagatgataaaccaaaggaaataaaggaaacatttattatgacctctttgaatctggcaccaacaaatagcccattacaaaaaaactaaaactaacactaaaactaataaaaactaaactaaaactaagcattttcaaaaaataaaaactaaactaaaactagaaaactcactctaaaaactaactaaaactaactgaatttgaaaacaaaaattcacaacgaaattaaaactaaaactaatgaaaaatccaaaactattataaccttgataccGAGCTGTTGTTGAACCGCTGTGTCATTCACAAATGACAAGATAACGTATCACGCTGCAAAAAGACTGCaacattatgattattttttttgaccCACAGGCCTGACACTTACTCAACTCGAAGCTTGGGCTCCTGGTGGTCCTCTGGACATCCAGAGAGAGCATCGAGAGGTCCGACTGAGACGGATTATGCCCTGCCTCCATGTCAGGAGAGTCCTGCATCATCTCCTCTATCTCCTCGATAACCTGCACAGAGCAGCATGCACACATCAGAGGCCGTGCTCACAATAACCCCGCACACATCCGTTATAAAATCTAGCGGAAACACAGAGGGATTAAAGCTGTTGCTCTGCATTCATAGGCTCCACACTGTGGCTGCATCTGGCATGAGATAAACAgcactgcaagaaagccaacttgtattttttggcgtAAAACAGTGATTTGAACAGtgggtattttgaattgtacatacttttttccttttatatttatatttttagagactcataaatgttgcacttactggagagcactttgaatttcgttgtacatgtgacaatgacaaaaagacctattctattctaagttggtaaaacttggaaatataaattattgacatttagggcaataatgtaagttagcacaacaaaggaagccagttgtctgctcaaaaacaagttggtgagttgttgttacttatatctttaagttggggttcacaacaagggacaatagttctgctaactcttatttctttgttgtgaaatgaaggaaagcggtgaaattcggtcattagggAAAACTAACGGcgaactgatgctagcggctaactgatgctagcggctaactgatgctggcgcCTAActgccgctagcggctaactgatgctagcggctaactgatgctagaggctaactgatgctagcggctaactgacgctggcggctaactgacgcttgcggctaactgatgctagcggctaactgatgctagaggctaactgattgtagcggctaactgatgctagaggctaactgatgctagcggctaactgatgctggcggctaactgatgctggcggctaactgatgctggcggctaactgatgctagcggctaactgatgctagaggctaactgatgctagtggctaactgatgctggcggctaactgatgctagcggctaactgatgctagcggctaactgatgctggcggctaactgatgctggcggctaactgatgctagcggcgctgcttgttacagctacaagagtagccattagcgtatcaatgctaactcaaaattgtggtcgcaatattagctgacaagttattacgatgtaaattataagttagtgcaacttacagttgagttgacagaattcagagttaagcaaactcaaaaacaaatcttaaaatatttagtttaattgtccaacttaaaattttatcgaagtttgttgccttgaaattttgagttcacccaacttttctttttttgcagtgaggaggaagatgtttgccagtggtggaagaagtattcagatcccttactcaagtaaaagtactaataccacactgtgaaattactccactacaagtaaaagtcctgcattcaaaacttacttaagtaaaagtacagaagtatcagcatcaaaatgtacttaaagtatcaaaagtaaaagtattcgcaATGCATAATGGATTcactcagattgtccaaatatattattgtattattatttttgatgcatttatgttagctttgaatttactgttgtcaacatagggctcattttaactacttaatatacttttgtgtggtttaattagtacaaattttaaatctattatgttttatgttaaatctcgacctgaaaagtaactaaagtaactaaagatggcagctaaatgtagtggagtaaaaagtacaatagttgcctaaaaatgaaatgaagtagaagtaaaaagtaacataaaatggaaatacttaagtacagtacttgagtaaatgtacttagttactttccaccactgatgtttGCATGTTACTAACCTGCTCTGCGGTGAAGAGGGGCTCCTCGGCGAGGCAGGAGACGATGATGGAGTGCATGTCCAGCTGCTCCCTCAGCTCCTCATCGTCCGACAGCTCCGCAGTGACATCAGTCTTTCTCTAGCCAGGAGCAGAGCAGGGGGAGGGAATTTAATCAAGGCGATAAACCCTGGCACAATAAATATTTGAGATTTGTGAGATGAACAGAAAAGAGATTTGgggtgggagggaggggggttgAAGGGAAAATGGGACAGCGTTGGGATGGGAGGGGTTGAGTCACTCACGGGTTTCTCCTCCAGGTTGAATGTGGGGATGTGGTGGGAGCGAGTAAGAGACTGGTTCCAGTCCACCGGCATCACATGGCCGTAGTTACTGGTCAATGCCTTCCAGATTCTTTGGAGGGAGAAATAACCAAATAAATCgtccaaaataaattaaagcttaGTGGACTACTTAGTCTGTATAAACAGGTGTCTAAAGTCTtctgctcctttaaatcaggacaaaaacactattgtttactgcagtagttctcaacctttttgagtcgcgacccccaatttaacatgcatgttacatgaatgcagaatctcacacgcacagttcagatcaaccaaaaaagaaacaaaatgaccaaaaaaaggaaacaaaatgaccaaataaagacacaaaatgactaaaaaaagacacaaaatgaccaaagaaaggaaacaaaatgaccaaaaaagacacaaattgaccacaaaaatgatcaaaaaaagacacaaaaggaccaaaaaagacacaaattgaccacaaaatgatcaaaaaaagacacaaaaaaagacacaaatgaccaaaaaacacacagaatgaccaaaaagacacacaattaccaaaaaagacacaaaattacccaaaaaagaaacaaaatcaccaaataaacacacgaaatgactaaaaaaagacacaaaatgaccaaagaaaggaaacaaaatgaccaaaaaagacacaaaatgataaaaaaagacacaaaaggaccaaaaaagacacaaattgaccacaaaatgatcaaaaaaacacacaaattaccaaaaaacacagaaaattaccaaaaaaagacattaagtgaccaaaaagactaaaacacattaacacatgatcactttaacacagtggagacagagctgacttccaaaatgatttgctgacccccagaaatcatctcgcgaccccaattggggtcccgaccccaaggttgagaatagctggtttactgcagcgtactcttaactttaacacttatctgctctactctactgcccttactttttaactacgcaatgtttgacttgtgctttttattattttatcttttttcttatcctgctgtatcttattttatcttatttatatttttatttatatttccctgttttaattgactgtttttactgttttcaatcgtgtcttgctgttttaatgtgtatgtaaagcactttgaattaccttgtgttgaattgtgctatacaaagaGAGCTTTTCTTAAGTGTGATAACGCTCAGACCTAATTTAAGAGCCTTAATGATGTCATTGTGTTTATCTCCGCCTGAGTTTGGAGGCTCCAAATTTAGAACAGAAAGCCAGCGAGTTTCAAAGACGAAGGCATTTACCAGGCAGAGCAAGAGTAACAAAAGGTGTTAGTGCATTAAGGGAAATGTAGCATCTACTGATTGTATAGTTTGACCCATATAGGGACATAAAGTCAGGATATATTTGCTTTCTTCACCATTCATTAAAAGAAATactcttttttgttaatttaatcaCTGCAGCACTGTAGtaattctgtaaaaacaacaatttaagaaaaacaaacctACATTTGTGCACTGGGAGTGACTGTatatacaaagacacaaaatattttcacCCACCAATGTCACAATCAGATTAAACAGTTTTGATGCAGAGGTTGAAGTATAATCCTCAACAGAgcttatcaagataaaaaaaaagccatagaTGATATCATTTGAGGGCATCACTGAAGCCGAAATCTGCATTGAACATGTTTTGGTACCAGTGACAATGTTTCGTTTTTTGATTCTGCAGTTTGTCCACTAAACATGATGCTAAAATTAAGGTTTAAAACAATaccattatatttaaatttcccaattatatatattttctgataaatgacagaaatgatGAATAGATAATCAAAATTGTtaattattttctaattaacTGACCATTTCAGGTCAAAATATGAATCATATAGAATATCTGATGAAAACAATATTCATGAAGATATgatacaatataaaacaatcacaaaaatgGGCCTACAATTAATGTGATACTGGGAAAGAGATCACAAGTGCCAATTAGGGCTTCAGGATTTagaagaaaaatatgtaattgcaattattttgactGTAATTGCAGTTGCAAaatgattcattcatttttgccCCATAGATATGCACACAAAGATGTATTATTAAGTCTTTAGAATAAGATTTGGATGCTGGGACATCACCACAAAACTTAATTCACAagattttgacacatttaaaaaaataatattgtgcCTCCTGTGATTTGGATAATGCACGAGCCATACTCCAATATCGATCAGATCGGCTGTATAAGAGATATGACTCGTCAGTTCACTCATATCGGCAAATATCTGATTTTAAAAGCCATTTCGGGACAGATACCGATAACATGCCGATATCAGCGCACTTGTTTCTGTTTGCTTTAATGTGCAACAATGTAGCCTATAGATGTTCCCGGTGTGTTATTACCATGTTATAACAGTGGTAAACAGACTTATGTCCTGAGCTTTGATGGCTCCATTAAAGATGGTGGCAGTTTGTCACTAATAGCCTCATCACATTAATAGACCATGTCTAAATAGACATATTCTAGATTTCTGAAGGGAAATGTGACAATGCAGATAACATTcctttgtatgatttttttaatgcagcctGCAGCAGTGAGTTAAAGCGTTATAATGcacatataattaaaaacatagTAGCCTGCGGACAGGCCGGAAACAACACTCACTCGTCTTTCTCCAGCAGCGCGTCCTCGGTGATCTCCCTCACTGGAGCGATGCGGTCCGTCTTGGCGTTAAAATTGTGGAAACACGCGGATAACTTTTCGTCAAAATCGTTCACCAGGTCCTCCATGGACCGGAAAACTCCGGTGTCCCCCGGGGAGAAGCTGCAGTCGTTCAGCTCCGGGATATCCTCattctgcaggaggagctgcggTAGTGTTTCCCCCGCAGCGGCGGCGGACACACGGCCTTTCTGCAGCAGCCTCCGGTCGGACACCATGCTCAGATCACCCAGGATCGGCCAGTCTTCGTCGAAATGTGCGATAGGTGCAGCCATAGCCCGGACCAGCCTAGTAGCCCCGGGTTAGTAGTGGATGTGTGGTGGGACTGACAGGCCTCAGCATCCTCTCTCTTCCCTCCCAGAGCCAGGCTGAGCCGGACAGGATGGCTGCACCGCACCGGCCCACTAGTGGCTGCAAGCAGCCCGACCAGAGGACCAGGAGGGCTCAGAGacagacacttaatgacagtctgATGTCAATATCATCTAttcaaagcataaaaaaaacactgcctCATCATTTAATCCCATAAAACGATATTTCTTgtaggtttagtttagtttggcTTGTttcaggcaacaaaaaaagtcaaaagccacacaaaagaaatacattcattttaaaaaggttGAAATCAATGTGGGAAAAGTTCAATTTAACccattttatttgtgattttgatTACAGTGTTGCACTGCCACACAACCCTGTGTAGGCTACTTtagaacatagactgtatatgaataataacTTTAGACTTTAgacaaataataacctggttcattacatactgtctatgcactttatgtgttttttatgcacactgttcattgcaccttatttgtttcatagcaccaacatttttatactgtatattcatatttattctacactggaattctattctactccttctttagacactttatattttattgtatttttattgtatttttatattctattgcttgaagtatgcctaggttgttctttttacttaattgtgttgttattgtctctgtgtgtaatgctgctgctacactgtaatttcccagcttgggataaataaagtctatctatctatctatctatctatctatctatctatctatctatctatctatctatctatctatctatctaaagcCCCTTTGACTTGAATTGAACATTGTGACAGCGCCCCCTGTGGATGAGACATGAACTACATGCATTACCTCATTCTACTGTATCAGCTGCACGCTGTACGTTGCCAATGACAACGGActccaaacaaacacaagaaccCCCTACGTGAAGAGGCCTTCAGTCGAGTCAGTCTGGAATATTAACTCTTAAGGAGTTTGGTGTCTCAGGTAAAATGAGCTCACCTTTGTCGATGCTGAAGAAAACGAGGCGCACTCCACTGCAGGGCCCTCTGAAAGACCAATGGTATGTTATCTTTCGTGTCAAACTATAAAGAGGTCATATagagaaaatattaatttgtctttgtgtgtctctgtgtctttgaCCTGCAGCGGCAGACAAAAAGTGCCTTTCAGGAGGAATATGTTAAAAGGTAGGTTTCTATTCAAATCTTATGCAAAACATAGAACAGTGCAGTGACTAGGTCAGTGAAACAGCGCCCACCAGTGGTGGGGAGGGACCCTAAAGCCtcatatcacacacacaaatactctATTACAAGTGCTGCACACATGCAAGAATATTCAGgaaaatgcatgtaaattatCATAAGTAAAAATTCTAAATGTAGACAAATGTGACTGTTATACTTATATTACAGAATCAACATTAcagaaatgcactaaatctacgcacgacactttgctatgttattaatattattactattattattattattattattattattattattattattattattattattaattattatatatactgttgctgacattactattattattattatcactatatactgtaatatactactattattattattattataccggccttatttattattattattactattactattattatatatttatatattatatatcatattattttatttataattattttattttatattgttactatttattattacatattatattatatattatatactgtactttattacaattatttcTTAAGTGCttacttcttaagtgtccttgttctattctgtgtttttttttctattgttgtttttatttatgctgcctcagtattttattctattgtattttatcgtacttaaataccggactgctgtgacaaccgaatttcccttcggggatgaataaagtaatctatctatctatctatctatctatctatctatctatctatctatctatctatctatctatctatctatctatctatcttactTTGACTATTTTTGGGACTTTTTACatatttcagttttgttttgtgtttttatcctcAGAATTTCAGGATGCATTGGCTGACACAGATGAATCCTCTAATCCCACCCAGACCTCTCACACTCCAGCCAATGATGCCTCCACTTCAAAGTCAAAAGCTCCATCAAAGAAAGGTAGAAGTACTGCAAAGTTTTTTATTCCAAAGCTGAGTGTATCTTCTTTTATTCAATGTGAaagaattgtgttttattttattttattgttatatggACCGCCCCTGTGTCCGAAATAAAGTGttgattgattgaatttgaatttgttaTCTTATTgtatcaaaaaatatatatttttaagagtGCAAAGGATGCTTTTTCTTACCCTTATATTCAGGTGCTCCACCAAGCGACTTTGAGCTCATGTCAGCCATGATGCAGCGGGTCTGCCTGCTGGAGAAAAAGGTGAAGAGCCAAGCACAGGAGATTGAACACAAGGTGAAAGCGCACAACTCACATTAGATTACAACACAAAGTCCGTCAGATATCTCTCACCACTACCCTGCATGTATACAGAGCAGAACAAATTACCCAGAGTTCCCTCTAATTAACCAGTATTGCACCAC contains:
- the fez2a gene encoding fasciculation and elongation protein zeta-2 isoform X2, with translation MAAPIAHFDEDWPILGDLSMVSDRRLLQKGRVSAAAAGETLPQLLLQNEDIPELNDCSFSPGDTGVFRSMEDLVNDFDEKLSACFHNFNAKTDRIAPVREITEDALLEKDEIWKALTSNYGHVMPVDWNQSLTRSHHIPTFNLEEKPRKTDVTAELSDDEELREQLDMHSIIVSCLAEEPLFTAEQVIEEIEEMMQDSPDMEAGHNPSQSDLSMLSLDVQRTTRSPSFELKVRTLSVAELNERLEEMEANIRRFSEELVTQLALRDELDFEKEVKNSFISALIDVQNRQKEHRELLKKKKKLKGGAGTSQGHAEKTVGSRFSVEGLSSVIQNSFRQTFGSGCSERQYLTTVIPYEKKGHPPSLEDLQILTKILQAMRDDSDKVPSLLTDYILKVLCPT
- the fez2a gene encoding fasciculation and elongation protein zeta-2 isoform X1, which encodes MAAPIAHFDEDWPILGDLSMVSDRRLLQKGRVSAAAAGETLPQLLLQNEDIPELNDCSFSPGDTGVFRSMEDLVNDFDEKLSACFHNFNAKTDRIAPVREITEDALLEKDEIWKALTSNYGHVMPVDWNQSLTRSHHIPTFNLEEKPRKTDVTAELSDDEELREQLDMHSIIVSCLAEEPLFTAEQVIEEIEEMMQDSPDMEAGHNPSQSDLSMLSLDVQRTTRSPSFELKVRTLSVAELNERLEEMEANIRRFSEELVTQLALRDELDFEKEVKNSFISALIDVQNRQKEHRELLKKKKKLKGGAGTSQGHAEKTVGSRFSVEGLSSVIQNSFRQTFGSGCSERQYLTTVIPYEKKGHPPSLEDLQILTKILQAMRDDSDKVPSLLTDYILKGELFSFLVCRVIYWQCVCTVNDVSLEPVDQ